The following proteins are co-located in the Syngnathus scovelli strain Florida chromosome 5, RoL_Ssco_1.2, whole genome shotgun sequence genome:
- the bglapl gene encoding bone gamma-carboxyglutamate (gla) protein, like produces MKTLSLLAICALLSACWATGVVEHDGDSDHSDAGDLAAVVVDDAGDNGDAGDNGDAGDNGDADSSASDSSNSSSDSSDSDSDSNSDSDSDSNSDSDSASSSSSSSSSSSSSESDSIEGTDAEDSHVVMKRDVASVLLRTRRQAPLSMYQMERLREVCELNTGCDEMAETQGIVAAYTAYYGPPPF; encoded by the exons ATGAAGACTCTGAGCCTCCTCGCCATTTGTGCTCTCCTCTCAGCATGCTGGGCCACAGGAG TTGTGGAACACGACGGTGACTCTGACCACTCAGACGCCGGCGATCTCGCCGCTGTCGTGGTCGATGATGCCGGAGACAACGGAGATGCTGGAGACAACGGAGATGCTGGAGACAACGGAGATGCCGACTCTTCAGCCTCCGACTCTTCCAACTCATCCTCAGACTCGTCCGATTCGGATTCAGACTCCAATTCTGATTCCGACTCTGACTCCAATTCTGACTCCGACTctgcctcctcttcttcctcctcttcttcctcctcctcttcatctgaGTCGGACAGTAttgaag GGACAGACGCTGAAGATTCTCACGTGGTCATGAAACGTGACGTGGCTTCCGTTTTGCTGAGGACGAGACGCCAAGCACCTCTCTCTATGTACCAGATGGAGCG CCTGAGAGAGGTGTGTGAGCTGAACACAGGCTGCGATGAGATGGCGGAGACGCAGGGCATCGTGGCGGCCTACACGGCCTACTACGGACCCCCTCCCTTCTAA